One Globicephala melas chromosome 6, mGloMel1.2, whole genome shotgun sequence genomic window carries:
- the CDK9 gene encoding cyclin-dependent kinase 9, translated as MQRDGPPRAPAPAPRLPAPPIGAAASSGGGGGGGSGGGGGASAAPAPPGLSGTTSPRGPGGGRRAEEVGSAPRGRKWTWRRKWRGRGGAWSTAAGPGAGAATAAAAGGGGGALEAAMAKQYDSVECPFCDEVSKYEKLAKIGQGTFGEVFKAKHRKTGQKVALKKVLMENEKEGFPITALREIKILQLLKHENVVNLIEICRTKASPYNRCKGSIYLVFDFCEHDLAGLLSNVLVKFTLSEIKRVMQMLLNGLYYIHRNKILHRDMKAANVLITRDGVLKLADFGLARAFSLAKNSQPNRYTNRVVTLWYRPPELLLGERDYGPPIDLWGAGCIMAEMWTRSPIMQGNTEQHQLALISQLCGSITPEVWPNVDKYELFEKLDLVKGQKRKVKDRLKAYVRDPYALDLIDKLLVLDPAQRIDSDDALNHDFFWSDPMPSDLKGMLSTHLTSMFEYLAPPRRKGSQITQQSTNQSRNPAATNQTEFERVF; from the exons ATGCAGCGGGACGGACCACCCCGAGCCCCAGCCCCGGCGCCCCGGCTCCCCGCGCCCCCGATCGGGGCCGCCGCCAGCAGTGGCGGCGGCGGAGGCGGGGGCAGCGGCGGTGGCGGAGGCGCCTCTGCAGCTCCGGCTCCTCCTGGCCTCTCGGGAACTACAAGTCCCAGGGGGCctggcggcgggcggcgggcggaaGAGGTGGGGTCGGCGCCGCGAGGCCGGAAGTGGACGTGGAGGCGGAAGTGGCGCGGCCGCGGAGGGGCCTGGAGCACGGCGGCGGGACCCGGAGCGGGAGCagcgacggcggcggcggctggaGGTGGCGGCGGCGCACTGGAGGCGGCCATGGCAAAGCAGTACGACTCGGTGGAATGCCCCTTTTGTGATGAGGTGTCCAAATATGAGAAGCTCGCTAAAATCGGCCAAGGCACCTTCGG GGAGGTGTTTAAGGCAAAGCATCGCAAGACCGGCCAAAAAGTGGCTCTGAAGAAGGTACTGATGGAGAATGAGAAGGAGGGG TTCCCCATTACAGCCTTGCGGGAAATCAAGATCCTCCAGCTTCTAAAACACGAGAATGTGGTCAACTTGATTGAGATCTGTCGAACCAAAG CTTCCCCCTATAACCGCTGCAAAGGCAGTATATACCTGGTGTTTGACTTCTGCGAGCATGACCTTGCCGGGCTGCTGAGCAACGTCTTAGTCAAGTTCACACTGTCTGAGATCAAGAGGGTCATGCAGATGTTGCTCAATGGTCTCTACTACATCCACAGGAACAAG ATCCTGCACAGGGATATGAAGGCGGCTAATGTGCTCATCACCCGCGATGGAGTTCTGAAGCTGGCAGACTTTGGGCTGGCCCGGGCCTTCAGCCTGGCCAAGAACAGCCAGCCCAACCGCTACACCAACCGTGTGGTGACGCTCTGGTACCGGCCCCCGGAGCTGTTGCTCG GGGAGCGGGACTACGGCCCCCCCATTGACCTGTGGGGCGCTGGGTGCATCATGGCAGAGATGTGGACCCGCAGCCCTATCATGCAGGGCAACACAGAGCAGCACCAGCTTGCCCTCATCAGCCAGCTCTGTGGCTCCATCACTCCTGAG GTGTGGCCAAATGTGGACAAGTACGAGCTGTTTGAGAAACTGGACCTGGTCAAGGGCCAGAAGCGGAAGGTGAAGGACAGGCTGAAGGCCTATGTGCGTGACCCCTACGCACTGGACCTCATCGACAAGTTGCTGGTGCTGGATCCCGCCCAGCGCATCGACAGTGATGACGCCCTGAACCACGACTTCTTCTGGTCCGACCCCATGCCCTCGGACCTCAAGGGCATGCTCTCCACCCACCTGACGTCCATGTTTGAGTACCTAGCACCACCGCGCCGGAAGGGCAGCCAGATCACCCAGCAGTCCACCAACCAGAGCCGCAATCCCGCCGCCACCAACCAGACGGAGTTTGAACGCGTCTTCTGA